In the Leguminivora glycinivorella isolate SPB_JAAS2020 chromosome 9, LegGlyc_1.1, whole genome shotgun sequence genome, ATTAGTGAGCGAATGATAATCTGTCATATAAACATAGCACAACATTTATACTATCAATACTCAAAGAAACTAAAAGGTGCCTCATGTTTCAGTGAAAAGTTCTATAGCCGCGCCCAGACAGCTAAAATTATTATCATTTGCTTAAACGTGAGGGAAAAGCAAAAGTATTCCTAATTGAAGTTTTCATCAGCATATTAGATTTCATTTGCCAGAGGGTTTTCAAGTTTGACCGAAGTACAAATAGGTTGGTCTTTGggtcaaatattttaaaacttgtTTAGGCATTGAACCCTTGCCTTGCGAAGGTACCTGTATCAAGTTTAAATGAATTCCTCGTGTCATACCAGGCGGTCCGGCCACAGGTCCTGTCAGACGGAGGTCTCGGAGTTGAGTCGCAGCACAAAGCGGTTGCTCTTCGGGTCCACAACCTCTTCCGAGATGTGGAACTTTGGGAGTTGCCGGATGGAGCAGATTAGAGAGATGTCGCCTGGAAAAATAGTATAATGTAAAATGAAATTGCAATTATTTGTGGATGTTATTCGTAGATGAGCGAGATTTTTTATTAGGTGGGTCTACACAGACTCTGTCAGAGTCACAGAGTGAGAGTTTCGAGTAAAAATGGTTTTGGTTTCGTGTGCCAAACggcgatatatatatatatagtcgaGGCATGTCTACATCGGCAAAGAGCCGTGCCAAGATGTGGCATCGCGATGCTGTTCTTCTTGTGAGGACTTGGGTTTACTTATTTGTTATGATTTATCTTTtgactcatagaaaaataaaaatagatagAAACAATAAGTCCAATAAAATTAAACGAGCACGTGTAGTGGGGTGCGTCGTTCGACTCTGCGTAGGGTCGGATCACTCGATTATTCATTTTTGTTAAAAGAAAAGAGCTTATAAAAGTTAACTAAATAAGGAAAGGAATGTTTTTATCGATTCGGAAAATTAGAAGGTAGGAAGGAATTGTCACAGATTCTCACCTCGTTTCAATTGGAACTTTCGGTTATCTTGCAGCGGCCCGGCCAGCGAGTCATCAGATATCAACGCCCAGCGCTACACCGGTCTCCTTTCTCGTTCGGCCGTCAAACACGGGCGCCTTCACTAAGAACGGCTTAGATTCTTACCTCGTCTCAAATGGAACTCCCGATTGTCCGAAACGGTCGCAGCGAGTCCAGATATCAAGGCCCAAAGTCGGACGGGGCGGGCCTCCCGCTCGGCGGCCAACACGGGAGCCTCCATCGGGAACGGCTCAGACGGTGCTCACCTCGTCTAAAGCTGGAATTCCTGACTATTCGCCGACAAGTCGTCGGAGGTGACCGCCCGGTGCCGGTTTTCGCCTCTCGTTCGGCCGCAAGCGCTCGCCTCCACCAAGTTTCAGGAAGTGCGAACTTGTTATACCTTGCCTGAGCTGGAACTCGTGGTTGTCCCGCAGCGGGCGGGCCAGCAGGTCGTCGGAGACGAGCGCCCAGCGCTGCACGGGGCGCGCGTCTCGCTCGGCGGCGAGCACGGGCGCCTCCACGAGGAAGGGCTCGAGGAAGGCGCGCGGGGAGGCGTCGCGCGCCAGGCAGCGCCCCAGGTGCGCCAGCACGGACTCCGCCGAGTGCCGCGGCTGCTGCCGCGTCGCGCGCAGGTACTTCTGCAGCGCGCGCGCTGGAACAAGTAAATAAATCGAGAGGCTCGATAACCCGACGAGCGTTGATACtaaataggaatggaatcgattggcatcaaaaaacacgatgtgaaaaaaaaaatttcatacaaattccaTAAGGAAAGTTTTTTTGCGATTCGTGACTTTTCTAGCCGTAAATTATCTTTTGCTCCCGTAGCAGCTTTTCATcctggataggaatgggatcgaatggcctccaaaaaaaaaagtttgcccaaaatgccctttttctcgcacccctgtacgttttttccaaaatctgtaaataccatttctcatcaatttgaaatcgagggaAGGTCTCCTTAGACCGTTTTCGCGTTGGACCACGAAATCTCATAACTACCCTcgctgacccgctatcaaaatacaccctgtatactaaCATACTCATAATAAAAATAGTCATGACATCGAAAAATACACCAAGTGTTAAATgctcaaataaaaaatataaccaaCAGACTTTAGAAGAAACGACGTAATCCAAATAATGGACTCATTTCAACGCAATCCATTATTTCTTGTCAATCAAACTGTATGTCACACGGTCCATTCGACTACTATTTCTCAAAAAATACATTACATTCATTATATTAAAAGTCCATAGTTTTATAACCACAACTTAAAGCCGAAAAATCTAGTTACACTTAAAATTCTTTACAATACCAACTAAATGTAACTATAAACTACGCAACGTGACTCGAACGACAAACGCGAGATCAGGATCTTATTAATATTCACCCCGTGCACTTAATGTACTAACAACACTCTTAAATGACTATCAATAAACCTTACTTCTATGTAATAAGGATTAAGATGTAACAATGCAAACTCTAAGTGAGATTTATGATTATCTGTAAAAGGTAGACATGCTGGCATGCGTTTTCTGTTGATGCATACATGACAAAAATTTTGAGATTCAAAtcatacacaaaataaaatgtattttcagtacagatggtgtttttttaacgcactagtgcgagaagtggttcattatttgtcaggtcgaaacttctgaggaccatctgtactgaaaaacgtcgtacgatacacgtgcgaaaaggaacttCGTAacacgtgtcgatttaaaacactcccttcggtcgtgttttaatttatcgccactagtttcgaatttccttttttacgcacttgtatcgtaatgtactatattatgtaggtagatGAAGCCAAGCAATAACCCACTGCGGGATAATAGTTCACCCAAAATGCGgtgtctaaataaataaataaaataaaataatatttattgcataacataacataaacatacaatcacgcctgtatcccatgaaggggtaggcagagcacatgaaactactcaagtttcagtgccactcttggcaaataaggggttgaaagaaaacgaaactgtgacattgcagtgacaggttgccagcctctcgcctacgccacaatttaacccatatcccatagtcgccttctacgacacccacgggaagaaagggggtggtgaaattcttaacccgtcaccacacaggctacgAGTACCATGAGTACGTCCATTTATATCACAAAAAAACGTGTTCTAATTTACCTAGTGATGGGAAGACAGCCTGAGCAGCCTCCCTCGGCCCCAGGGCTCCGTTGGCGGCGGCGACGCGCACGCGGCGCACGTGCGCGAAGGCGTCCTCGGCCGCGCTGAGAAGCCGAGCGCGACGCTTGCGGACGCGGCGTTCGCGCTCCGcctataaaattaaaatgtgatgTAAACATTTATTGCGTTGTTCATAAGTccctggtcccaccaaaagctcctcactcccgtgtaaataaaagccATAGTTCGCCGAGCGATTAACAATTCACTcgttctcttttatttacacgggagctaCTCTTCTTCGTTTCGTAATACGATTACTTACGTACGTTTGTAGTTTTATGTAAGTCTACTGCACTTGAGTTGATAATCTTTTTACGATACTGGACGCCTACTTGATGTAaccagttaaaaaataatttagatgTGTAAAGGATGTCCAATCGAGAAATTCATAAATCATCCTCCTTTCCTTGCGTAATTGCGTTTCCCTCACGACtcacgacgttttccttcaccgaaaaactactggcaaatatcaagtgacatttcgcacataaattccgaaaaactcattagtacgagCCATCAGGGTTGAACTGTTCGACTTCCGGATTGAAAATCACTCGCTCTTACCGCTCTTTTTACGAGATCAAGAAATTCATACCTCCTCATAGTATCGCTCGTTGTGTGCGGAGCCGGAGTCGCGACGTCTGCTGCCAGTGCAGGAGCCGGTGGTGGAGCGTGGCGCCTGTGTGGTTGAGTTGCCATCTACCTCGTAGAACTTTATGCTGGATTGTTTCCTGTAATATAGGGGATGGAAATGATTCAATGGACACAATTATAAATCAATatggtcaatctgtgtaagaatgtcctatatttatttattttatgaaaatccaATTTTGCTTTAAAATATTGCGTTCTTTCCATGTGcagcttttttaattttttattttttttaatgatgattagttttttttatgaaatctgTTTCATCTTGAACAAATCCTATTAGAGTAAAAGACGTAATTGCCATTAAGCCAGCTTGAAATGAAAGCCACTTCACAGTAACTAAAACTTCCTCGCAAGTtggccaaaaaaaaaaagttattattaCCTTTGTGACTTTGAAATGGGAATCTTCTCCAAATATGGATTGTATATTGGAAACTCCGTATAATACTTTTGCAGCACCCACACTGCAGCCCGCTGTATGCTGAGCTGCCCTATGCAGTATGACTTGCTCTCGCCGTCCGGGCTCCGCACTATCTTTATGTAATACACAGGCTCGAGATGCCGAATCTCCATAAGTATTACGGCTATGTAGTGTATGAACAGCAGCGTGTCGGCAAAGCTTGACACATACGACACTAAAGCGCTGTAGTCTACAGCATCTTCACCTAAAGCTAATGCTTTGGTAGCCTCAGTGATTTGCACAATGTAGAAAAGCCAATATGAAAATGTGCAAACTGCTAGAATCACTAAAGTAGTAGCCCTAAAGACAAATATCCTTGGGAGGATAGCGTTGCGAGGGCGTAGGAACACTGCCCACACTCCAATGGCAAGTAAAACTAATTTAAATGCTAAAGATAGTAGGATCCCCTTGCATTCTGCAGTACAGGACAAAAGCTGCATTCTTTGGCTTGGCTGTATTGCTATGTTATCAGTCAGTCCAGGAAAGAATCCTATCTTCGGTAACACAACCATAGCCAATGGGCTCACAAAGGACACAAAAGAAAGCCCTAGAGCTACTGTGGTCCCGAAATATCTGGAGCACATGAATCCAATCCCGCTGTCGGACTCCATAGGCCAGTTACTGACATCCTCCATTGATTGAGAGCCTTCTGATGTGTTTCCTGTAACGGCAGTAGTGTTTTCGCCCCAGTTTTCATCTTGCGGAAGAATCTGGACTTCAATAACTTCCTGGCCATCACGGCCGGTCTCAGGGTTGATGTTAACACTGGTTTGGAAGGGAGCCATTATGTCACTGCCGTCTTTTCTCTGTGATTTTGAACTTCTGTAACAAGGACAATAACAACAGGTTTTGTTTTAGTAAGGTCtgtaaaataaactttctatgtCCACAAACATAAATGCAATAGCAGCTTTCATACAAGTTTCTTAAGTAAATGAGTTCACATATAACAACATTCACTTTTAAATTCTCCATTACTAAAAATGGAACTAAATATTGCTGTAACAGCCTTAATTAAACGCCACATTTCTTAAAACAGCACATGAACAACTAACCATACTGTCTACCACCACTAACATTATCTTATCCACTAAATTGATAGCTCTCataagggggcgtccattaatcgcgtcatacgtttttggcttattttagacccccccctcccccatggtgatctttggtgatattttcaggacccccccccccccctggccaatatcacgtgtaattttttggcaacttaagtagacttttttccaacccacgaatcaaccaaatcttggcgcgaaattcaaattttctatgagaattaaaccttcgccccctcatttttaaggttccgtacctcaaaaaggaaaccactgaaccgaaactactgaaccgaaaCTACTAaaccgaaactactgaaccgattaacttgtttggcacacatatgtaaacttgtgacccaaagacgggcatgtaatttaaataaaataaaaaaaacaactatatacacttttggggggtaaaagtgaaaattagaaatcaaagttttttgaaatagttttttagcgtgttacatatcaaatgaaagagcgttaattgggccatttttttccaaatttgtccaccccactttttttttatttggaattttttatgtgctttccactcagaatcgcgagctctttcaatcctaataggagtaaaaaagtgtcccaaggtttttccctattccgttaccagtttttcacacattttgtatggcggtaacggaatggaaggtctaaaaaaaatatggaaatcttgggacattttttctcctatcacgatcaaaagacctcgcgattctgaatatgaatcgcgtaaaaaatacccatgttacaaaaaaagtggggtggacaactttgaaaaaaatggcccttatacgtatttcaaaaatatatgtttttaataattttcagtcaagtaatttaagaaaacaggcaaaaatgaccattcccttaTAAATCTCCGAAACtaattagcattttttttttcattccaaccccaacgtgtgatatatattgttggataggtatttaaaaatgaatataggttgtaaataatcgctcctaaaggaaaaaaagtgtcccccccccctttcacttttgaaccataagtttaaaaaatatgaaaaaatcacaaaagtagaactttgtaaagactttctaagaaaattgttttgaacttgatactACAACTttaaccctacactgagcgtggcccgacacgctcttggccggttttttataaattgttcaaaatactattattttattttcaaaaatgactTAGCGCCTCCAGAAGGCGCTTAAGCTCTTCTTGTGATGTAACCCTTGCAACACGAGACCAActcacacttggccggtttttaagtgttatcacagaatatataatagtacaagtacagaaggctcactcctttgatgttcacaaaattccgccattctaaattcttacctacattaacaaacggaccgcacgcgagcagccaacattgaattttattgcgccgcgcgaaggtcgtcgccaatgaatgggccgcgaactcgcggccgctgacatgtacttgtagcgcggcgatagaatcgcggagtgagccgcccctggtgttatggctcgtctatgattccgccaacgcgTTTTTTGAAGACAGTTGGCCGGTGAGCTctacatttgtcaaatttgccgccttttttcagtgccatgattaggttgaccgtctataaccaACTGTCCGTGTACACGTGATgagggcaaactaaaaaaatctttgagaattaaaaataaccgactgcacacagctctttttttctcacttgatggtctcatcggaagatcagcgctggaagttaccagcaacacgctgagatgaaaccatttcgtggcacttcattccgttctgtttgtgttgtaatgtgtaattaatcttgactgtgttcacgaataaattatattatattctattttattctctttgcactgcacaacgcaaattctgactgtaaaagttgatataaaaatagctcagaaatatgattttttctttacgttagtgtaacaaaaaaatacacgtgatatgttcctaaccccccaaccccccatggtgatatttggtgattttttcatgaccccctccccccccctatgcagtatgacgcgattaatggacgccccctaaaCAAACATAAATGCTCCCACTATTATAATGCACTCAGtccaattaaattattaaactCCACTAATCCAATTAGAATGATTACTGCAATGCAAACAGCGTGTGTGGGGCACATACTGGCCCTGCTCGATCAGGCATTTCCAGTTATAACTAGGTTGACATGCATCATGGTACACTTTTGGCTTGtcattttatgaatgaaaaactTGTTTTTACAACATTTCTAATCAGATTCTAATCTCAAATAAATTTGGGAAAAGGGTTTTAATGATAAATTGAAGGGTGAAGAAAGACATTTAGGGAAGGCAAGCCTCAGAATCGTAACATAAACATACCGGGTACTCCTGTGCGTGTGCTGCCGATGCCTGGAGCTGCGCCGCGACCGACTGCTCAGCTCAGAGCGCACGGATTCTGTCTCCATCGTGGGACTCACCCATCGGCGACCCTCTGCAATCTCAACCACATTCTTCCTGCACTAATCAAATCACGAAGGGCAATTAAAATGCCCAGCGCTTCACGGAACTATGCACACGGAACACTACTTTTCAAACTTAACACGAACTATGTCTGACTTTGGTATCACAAAAAGCATCGCTGGTTTTCGATTTTATCGCGTTTGAGGCGAAATTAACGCTGCATTATCAATAATTACGGGATTTTTCACATAAAAGCGTCGTTTTATGGGTTGCTCGGGCGAAATCACATTAGAACCAAACGGCAAAATTAAATGTACGTGTTCAAAAAATTTCTCGTCCTGCATCCCGCTCGCACTCATGTAGAAACATATGGTTCTCTCTATATGTCCAAACTCATAACTGGTTTCAAATTTAGTAGGATTATAGAATACGACACGTTCGGAAACCGTAATAAAACCGGATTTTAAACCTGCTGTCACAATAGTTTTCTGTAACGAAAAGGTTTTTTATTTAAGGTGTACattgtatttttaaaaactGGTTACGAATTAAAacacttatattatttaaattcattcatttatttaattaccaaatattttttgaaaacggTCCAATGATAGTGATAATTGGCGGTCAATTCAAATATGTAGAACACAAGATTACAAGAAAAGATAATGATAAGATAACACTTTAGTTACGGGCCGATAACTCGTTTGTAGTACCTTTAGTCATGAAACTGTTTATTGTGTGGAAATAATGGACACTGGACAAAATCCGACTCCGAAGAGACCGGAAAGGCGCGAAAATGTGGCTGAGGATCTTCACTTGGATCGGGTGGTGGCTTCGCAGCCGGAGATCGGCCCTACCCCTCCCGATGGCGGATACGGGTGGCTAATAGTGTTCTCCGCCGTCATCTATCACGTCACGGTGCCCGGGGTGTTGACGCTCTACGGCTTAATAATTCTTAATGCGATGGGGaacttgaaccacgagcaagACGAGTTGATGAGGATATGGGACATGGACATAGCATTAGTGCCGGTGATAATGATCGTGATGCGGCTGCTGCTTGAGTCCTGGTGTCGCGCGGTGGTGAAGACGTTCAACATGCCGCGGTTCGTCGCCCTCTCAGGCTTGTGCCTGACCGTGGCGGGGGTGCTGCTGTCCAGCTACTCGACGGACGCGAACAGCAACGACCACATCATTAACATTTTCTCCGGCATGTTTGCAGGTATTGTTATTGATTGGTCCATTGACTTTGAACTATTCAGCGTGCGAGTGTAAGGTTTTATGGCCGGCGATGAATAGAACAATATGTTTTACTGCCGTGTTTACTTATCTGTACAGGTGTGGCGTAGCACAATACATACAactaatacctacctacatgttACACTGATCAATCAGCGATGAGGATATCTTTATGTAGCTAAACAAAAGGGAACTTATTTACAGCGCAGCTGAAATGTTTTTGATTTTCCTCGTTAAGcaagaaaattaatttaatttattcttatTCTTTAGATTACATGAGTGAATGAGTAATTAGAAATACGcgtacattataattatattcttaaGTAAATGTAGAAATAGGTATGGCACTTCACCTAGCTGCTGCTATTGAGCCAACATTCAAAAAGATAGTCATTGTAGGTATTTCACAAACGAACGAAATGCCTCTTATAGATAGGTATAAAGTAACAACAAAACATGCAAACAAACACGCTACCTATACACCTAGTACCTACTAATGAATGCTGACTATGGATGGACGAATGAATCTCAACAActaaaaatcaagaaaaatatttgaaagtAGATCAATTTGCCAGGCTCCTCTccaatcataaataaataaccaaTACCATTCCAGGTGCTGGTTGCGCGCTGACCGGACAGCAGATCGAGGTGATCATCACCCACTACTTCCGCGATCGGCTCACCACAGCGCAGAGGATCGTGCGCATGGCGCCCTCCGTCGGCAACTGCCTGGTCCCCGTCCTCGTGGGCCGCCTCTGCACCTCCTACAACGACGGCTACATCGTCGTCATGATCTACGGCGCCATCCTCATGCAGAACTGCCTCTTCCTCGCCTCCTTCACCCGGCCCGTCTACATCGAGAGAGTCATCAGAAGCACCTACAACATGCTCCGGGACGCCGTCGAAGACGACGATGAAGTCATCTTCTCTAATCAACCAGAAGACCCGGAGAGAAACGTCCAACCACAATCCAGCCATCACGATGATGACGCTACCGACGTTGTAGTGTTCAAATCTAAGAAAAACGCTAAAGAAATTGTCGATCCAGAGATTAAGTACAGAGAAAAGGCCGCCACTGTGTCAAATCCGCAGAACCAGCCGAGATTCTCGTCGGATTTCAGCGAGATTCTGGCAGCATCCACAAATCGGTTTTCGTCTGATTTCGGGAGTCTGGATGTTGCGAGCTACGGGCGGGTGAGCGGGTACCGGGAGCTGGAGAATATCGACAGGAGCCAGCCGCAGCCGTTGTATCGAGAGACGACAGAGGCGCCAGGCcaggtaaattatatttttaagcaaCAAATTCCACCAGTCACCAAACTTAGTTATGACTTACGTTAAATATTTTAGGgtgatattttatttgtaacacTTCAATTCAACCCTGGCTATAGACTCCTTTATACACCTTTTACTGGATGCGTTGTTCTGTTCAAGATAGTTTTGTGCTTCGTCCTTCATTCCGGTTTTACTCGTACATCGCAATGCTATGCTGACGCAATAGTGGGActtaataatgacttaccaacaGACAAAATTTTAGACCTTCTCTTCCCAGAGCGTGGTGTTCGGCGCGGAGATGTCCGCGGGCACGGCGCGGCGCACGGCATCGCTCCGCAAGAACTTCATCACCGTGGTGAACATGCTGCTGGACCTCAACTTCTACCTCTACGCTCTTCTGCACCTCACCACCACCACCTCCATCTTCGTGCTAGGGGTCTGGTTCGCGCCGCTGGTGAAAGCTAGGAATGCGAGCATGAATATTTGGGGGGTGAGTGTTTCTCGACATCTTATCACTCAAGTAACGAATGTCCATAAATACTGAACTGGATTAGCCTTTTCTGAGTCCCAATCGAAGAAAACAAGAATTGTTACCGATATAATGCTTGAAACGTATTTCCAGCAAGTTTCTTGAGATATTTTGGCACATCAGCAGGCCTAGATTTAGAGATCTAAGGCACCTAGGCACTTTTAATGGTACTTATAACTTAGAGGGCCACTTTCTTTATCTCAAATCCATGCAATCACCCCTATCGAGCCTTGTTGGCCTAGGCGGAAATCAGACACTGTACATCGGAAGGTTCTGTTTGTCATCTTCATTTTCATTTAAGTTGATGATGAGT is a window encoding:
- the LOC125229671 gene encoding uncharacterized protein LOC125229671 yields the protein MDTGQNPTPKRPERRENVAEDLHLDRVVASQPEIGPTPPDGGYGWLIVFSAVIYHVTVPGVLTLYGLIILNAMGNLNHEQDELMRIWDMDIALVPVIMIVMRLLLESWCRAVVKTFNMPRFVALSGLCLTVAGVLLSSYSTDANSNDHIINIFSGMFAGAGCALTGQQIEVIITHYFRDRLTTAQRIVRMAPSVGNCLVPVLVGRLCTSYNDGYIVVMIYGAILMQNCLFLASFTRPVYIERVIRSTYNMLRDAVEDDDEVIFSNQPEDPERNVQPQSSHHDDDATDVVVFKSKKNAKEIVDPEIKYREKAATVSNPQNQPRFSSDFSEILAASTNRFSSDFGSLDVASYGRVSGYRELENIDRSQPQPLYRETTEAPGQSVVFGAEMSAGTARRTASLRKNFITVVNMLLDLNFYLYALLHLTTTTSIFVLGVWFAPLVKARNASMNIWGVSTLMAAAHGAALCFIMLCVVLPKAIHEKARLCTLFCVAGAMGFYGITLSANKSLLLVWCMFASFSTAATSIIQQPLYNSTLNEFDHTATTTAANVIVAIFLLAWSFSRNYAYVACFETAAVLQVVTAGVFLASSFRRRR
- the LOC125229672 gene encoding vang-like protein 1, with the translated sequence METESVRSELSSRSRRSSRHRQHTHRSTRSSKSQRKDGSDIMAPFQTSVNINPETGRDGQEVIEVQILPQDENWGENTTAVTGNTSEGSQSMEDVSNWPMESDSGIGFMCSRYFGTTVALGLSFVSFVSPLAMVVLPKIGFFPGLTDNIAIQPSQRMQLLSCTAECKGILLSLAFKLVLLAIGVWAVFLRPRNAILPRIFVFRATTLVILAVCTFSYWLFYIVQITEATKALALGEDAVDYSALVSYVSSFADTLLFIHYIAVILMEIRHLEPVYYIKIVRSPDGESKSYCIGQLSIQRAAVWVLQKYYTEFPIYNPYLEKIPISKSQRKQSSIKFYEVDGNSTTQAPRSTTGSCTGSRRRDSGSAHNERYYEEAERERRVRKRRARLLSAAEDAFAHVRRVRVAAANGALGPREAAQAVFPSLARALQKYLRATRQQPRHSAESVLAHLGRCLARDASPRAFLEPFLVEAPVLAAERDARPVQRWALVSDDLLARPLRDNHEFQLRQGDISLICSIRQLPKFHISEEVVDPKSNRFVLRLNSETSV